The Microbacterium luteum genome includes a region encoding these proteins:
- a CDS encoding wax ester/triacylglycerol synthase domain-containing protein → MTAEPDFLSEDDARILALESAAVAGHTLKLLILEPGETLDLDGLRHRVTERLDAHPRARERVDTGGDRPRWVPAEDFDIARHIRRHPEPVASVEDLRRTVGDLMAVPLDHRQPLWSIDVIGPLDDGREALAARLHHAMVDGIAGMRFLQDTVADPSEHPASSVGMRPAPASGARRGLWQRLPAAIGRELGRPGSRSPFDRPLTAHRELAFTTVPLGALKAVAASRPRRTTVNDVLMAIVSGGLRSWLGASAPRLRAQIPVSLHHRDDGPAVGNRDSFMNVDLELRASDPLIRLDRISAQTRAAKQADDAELMYDLMHAIGQVHPLGGLPSVSAMLERVESSSREFSVAISNVPGPRSELSVTGRRVAQLVSASEPGMHHALRIAAISHGDSLGIGFCTDPTAVSDIAGLADAVEKAYRGLQQASR, encoded by the coding sequence GTGACAGCGGAGCCGGATTTCCTGTCCGAGGATGATGCGCGCATCCTCGCGCTCGAGTCGGCGGCCGTGGCCGGCCACACGCTGAAGCTGCTGATCCTCGAGCCGGGCGAGACCCTCGACCTCGACGGGCTCCGGCATCGCGTCACGGAGCGCCTGGATGCCCATCCACGGGCGCGCGAGCGGGTGGACACCGGAGGAGACCGGCCGCGCTGGGTGCCGGCGGAAGACTTCGACATCGCTCGTCACATCCGTCGTCACCCCGAGCCCGTGGCATCGGTCGAAGACCTGCGGCGCACGGTCGGGGATCTGATGGCCGTGCCCCTCGACCACCGCCAGCCGCTGTGGTCGATCGACGTGATCGGGCCGCTCGACGACGGTCGCGAAGCGCTCGCCGCTCGCCTGCACCACGCCATGGTCGACGGGATCGCGGGCATGCGGTTCCTGCAGGATACCGTCGCCGACCCGAGCGAACATCCGGCCTCCTCCGTCGGAATGCGCCCTGCTCCCGCTTCCGGAGCGCGTCGCGGGCTGTGGCAGCGGCTTCCGGCGGCGATCGGACGCGAGCTGGGCCGGCCGGGGTCGCGCTCGCCGTTCGACCGCCCCCTTACCGCACATCGAGAGCTGGCATTCACGACCGTGCCGCTCGGCGCACTCAAGGCAGTCGCCGCATCCCGCCCGCGTCGCACCACCGTCAACGACGTCCTGATGGCCATCGTCTCCGGGGGTCTGCGCTCATGGCTCGGTGCGTCGGCCCCGCGCCTGCGCGCGCAGATCCCGGTAAGTCTCCACCATCGAGACGACGGCCCGGCCGTGGGAAACCGCGACTCGTTCATGAACGTCGACCTCGAACTCCGCGCATCCGACCCGCTCATCCGGCTCGACCGCATCAGCGCTCAGACGCGCGCGGCGAAGCAGGCCGACGATGCCGAGCTGATGTACGACCTCATGCACGCGATCGGTCAGGTCCACCCGCTCGGCGGGCTGCCCTCGGTGTCGGCGATGCTCGAGCGCGTCGAATCCAGCTCGCGGGAATTCAGTGTCGCCATCTCCAACGTGCCCGGACCGCGAAGCGAATTGTCCGTGACGGGCCGGCGCGTCGCGCAGCTCGTCTCGGCCTCGGAACCGGGAATGCACCATGCCCTGCGGATCGCCGCGATTTCCCACGGCGATTCCCTCGGCATCGGATTCTGCACCGATCCCACCGCGGTTTCTGACATCGCGGGCCTGGCCGATGCCGTCGAGAAGGCTTACCGTGGGCTGCAGCAGGCGTCGCGCTGA
- a CDS encoding SRPBCC family protein, which translates to MSQSEHTSVITIRRLFARSRADIWTAIVHEGHLWGMHRGDDIHGIDLGGAVAGSDVHAPDGRRGRVTTVGAHHLEWTWLLSWEGSTGTVQLRLEESDDTTSIEVTERADWKDVHDADVFWEQWFGALDDWTRFPTESDERRGLIRYRTDEIWSPRDPRLSELEALTALRRGEHSSSLGALDKVALQALLVRALAAQGKLDEAEKELHAAFSGFKEAPAWVPMLEALERGRIYKERAARVAEADAYADVDELWTEAAEHLARCIWIAPERDLDLVLEAAWELATMTTTADGPGYTSLWAEFGSAVAARAPADVHTAWSPRFAALSG; encoded by the coding sequence GTGAGCCAGTCTGAGCACACGAGCGTGATCACTATCCGGCGTTTGTTCGCGAGATCTCGGGCGGATATCTGGACGGCTATCGTTCACGAGGGCCATCTCTGGGGAATGCACCGCGGCGACGACATTCACGGGATCGACCTAGGCGGCGCGGTGGCTGGCAGTGACGTGCATGCCCCCGACGGCCGCCGCGGGCGTGTCACGACCGTTGGCGCGCACCACTTGGAGTGGACATGGCTGCTGTCGTGGGAGGGAAGCACCGGAACCGTCCAGCTGCGACTTGAAGAGTCTGACGACACGACAAGCATCGAGGTGACGGAACGTGCGGACTGGAAGGACGTTCACGACGCCGACGTGTTCTGGGAGCAATGGTTCGGCGCACTCGACGACTGGACAAGATTCCCCACCGAAAGCGATGAACGTCGCGGCTTGATCCGCTACCGCACAGACGAGATTTGGAGTCCGCGAGACCCGCGGCTGAGTGAGCTTGAAGCCTTGACCGCTCTGCGGCGGGGAGAGCACTCCTCGTCACTGGGCGCGTTGGACAAAGTTGCGCTCCAAGCACTGCTCGTGCGCGCACTGGCAGCGCAGGGAAAGCTCGACGAGGCCGAGAAGGAGCTCCACGCCGCTTTCTCCGGTTTCAAAGAGGCGCCAGCGTGGGTGCCGATGCTCGAAGCGCTCGAGCGCGGACGAATCTACAAGGAGCGGGCCGCGCGCGTGGCTGAGGCCGACGCATATGCGGACGTCGACGAGCTGTGGACCGAGGCCGCGGAACATCTCGCGCGCTGCATCTGGATCGCACCGGAGCGGGACCTCGACCTCGTCTTAGAAGCTGCGTGGGAGCTCGCCACGATGACAACGACGGCTGATGGCCCGGGCTACACCTCCCTATGGGCCGAGTTCGGGTCTGCCGTCGCCGCGAGGGCGCCGGCAGATGTCCACACGGCCTGGTCCCCCAGATTCGCTGCGCTCTCGGGCTAA
- a CDS encoding uracil-DNA glycosylase codes for MITQSDCSRLPDDWAVAVADNGFDLMQLYDVVDDIYATSSPGQVSPPTGRDVFRAFHLTPLDAVRAVIVGEDPYPIPDQAHGLAFSTPTSYTGSRPKSLGRIFGGLRRDVGIAPTQDDLTPWARRGILLLNVALTHGVGDTEPDLATWEQFTVEVLRAINSQPKRIAWLLWGGFANDVADLVPLNNPLHRRFANAHPRAGRADRPTLAKSPPFGKVSAFLGSKARVDWDL; via the coding sequence ATGATCACCCAGTCGGATTGCTCGCGCCTCCCCGACGACTGGGCAGTCGCAGTCGCTGACAATGGCTTCGACCTGATGCAGTTGTACGACGTCGTAGATGACATCTACGCCACTTCAAGTCCGGGTCAGGTCTCACCTCCCACTGGGCGGGACGTTTTTCGCGCGTTTCACTTGACACCGCTCGACGCTGTGCGCGCCGTCATTGTTGGAGAGGATCCATATCCGATCCCAGACCAGGCGCATGGGCTGGCATTCTCGACCCCAACTTCCTACACCGGCTCACGCCCTAAGTCGCTGGGGCGCATCTTCGGAGGGCTTCGACGAGACGTGGGTATCGCACCCACACAAGACGACCTGACGCCGTGGGCCCGCCGTGGCATCCTCTTACTCAACGTGGCACTCACTCACGGCGTTGGAGATACTGAGCCCGACCTAGCGACATGGGAGCAGTTCACCGTTGAAGTACTTCGGGCCATCAATTCGCAGCCGAAGAGGATCGCATGGTTGCTGTGGGGCGGTTTCGCGAACGATGTCGCTGACCTCGTTCCGCTAAACAACCCATTGCATCGCAGGTTCGCGAACGCTCATCCTCGAGCCGGTCGCGCAGATCGGCCAACTCTCGCCAAGTCGCCGCCGTTCGGAAAGGTCAGCGCATTCCTCGGGAGCAAGGCGCGCGTCGACTGGGACCTGTGA
- a CDS encoding type I restriction-modification system subunit M — protein sequence MVNHVSFIWNIAESLRGPFKPSEYGSVVLPFTVLRRLDADLADTKAEVLEVAKSVQGQPEKLQEIKLTASSRRQFYNTSPFDFAKLVADPADLRANLSSYLAGFSANVRDIFDRFEFDKSLNKLAEKNKLFAVTEKFAQADFHPRTVSNIQMGLVFEELIRWANERSNETAGDHYTPREVIALMVQLLFALDDDALSKPGVVRSIYDPTAGTGGMLSVADEYLRKMNPHIQLSLYGQDYNDASYAICKADMVIKGQDVNNIALGDTLTEDAFNDKKFDYGLSNPPFGVDWKDQRTVVDDEHTKLGFNGRFGPGTPAVSDGAMLFLLHLVSKMRKPEDGGSRMAIVLNGSPLFSGGAGGGESNIRKWLLDNDLVEAIIGLPKDMFYNTGIATYIWVLTNRKDEARKGRVQLIDGREMFTKLRKGLGSKRNELSPKNIDTIVGLYAGFEDGEHSKIFRNEDFLYRTITVERPLKLNWHATPERIDAVFEAKTIQKLNETDAAALHAALDRLGADTVWKNRAEFQKMLKAAAKAEGLTLPAPLLKAVTNELGEQDDTADTCADTKGNPEADSSLRDTENVPWDEDVDAYVAREVLPYAPDAWFDHSKTKEGAEIPFTRHFYQYIPARALEEIDRDLDAVMDQLRAMLVEVEQ from the coding sequence GTGGTGAACCACGTCAGCTTCATCTGGAACATTGCCGAGTCCCTTCGCGGGCCATTCAAGCCCTCGGAGTACGGGTCGGTCGTCCTCCCCTTCACAGTGCTCCGCCGCCTCGACGCTGACCTCGCCGACACGAAAGCCGAGGTACTCGAGGTCGCGAAGAGCGTCCAGGGACAGCCCGAGAAGCTGCAGGAGATCAAACTGACCGCCTCGTCCAGGCGCCAGTTCTACAACACCTCGCCTTTCGACTTCGCCAAGCTTGTCGCCGACCCGGCAGACCTCCGCGCCAACCTGTCGTCGTACCTAGCCGGGTTCTCGGCGAACGTGCGGGACATCTTCGACCGGTTCGAATTCGACAAGTCGCTAAACAAGCTGGCCGAGAAGAACAAGCTGTTCGCGGTGACCGAGAAGTTCGCGCAGGCCGACTTCCACCCGCGAACCGTGAGCAACATTCAGATGGGGCTGGTCTTCGAGGAACTTATCCGGTGGGCGAACGAACGCTCAAACGAAACTGCCGGCGACCACTACACCCCCCGTGAAGTCATCGCTCTCATGGTGCAGCTTCTGTTCGCGCTCGACGACGACGCTCTCTCCAAGCCGGGGGTGGTCCGCTCCATCTACGACCCCACCGCCGGGACGGGCGGGATGCTGTCCGTCGCGGACGAGTACCTCCGGAAGATGAACCCGCACATCCAGCTCAGCCTGTATGGGCAGGACTACAACGACGCCTCGTACGCGATCTGCAAAGCAGACATGGTCATCAAGGGCCAGGACGTCAACAACATCGCCCTCGGCGACACCCTCACCGAAGACGCCTTCAACGACAAGAAGTTCGACTACGGCCTGTCCAACCCGCCCTTCGGGGTCGACTGGAAGGACCAGCGCACGGTCGTCGACGACGAGCACACCAAGCTCGGCTTCAACGGACGCTTCGGCCCCGGCACCCCCGCCGTCAGCGACGGGGCCATGCTGTTCCTCCTGCACCTCGTGTCGAAGATGCGCAAGCCCGAAGACGGCGGATCCCGCATGGCCATCGTCCTCAACGGGTCCCCGCTGTTCTCGGGCGGCGCCGGCGGCGGCGAGTCGAACATCCGAAAGTGGCTGCTCGACAACGACCTCGTCGAGGCGATCATCGGACTGCCGAAGGACATGTTCTACAACACCGGCATCGCCACCTACATCTGGGTACTCACCAACCGCAAAGACGAGGCACGCAAGGGCCGGGTGCAGCTCATCGACGGCCGCGAGATGTTCACCAAGCTGCGCAAGGGTCTCGGCTCCAAGCGCAACGAACTCTCCCCGAAGAACATCGACACCATCGTCGGCCTGTACGCCGGATTCGAAGACGGCGAGCACTCGAAGATCTTCCGCAACGAGGACTTCCTCTACCGCACCATCACCGTCGAACGCCCCCTCAAACTCAACTGGCACGCCACCCCCGAACGCATCGACGCGGTCTTCGAAGCCAAGACCATTCAGAAGCTGAACGAGACGGATGCCGCAGCCCTCCACGCCGCGCTCGACCGACTCGGTGCCGACACGGTGTGGAAAAACCGGGCCGAGTTCCAGAAGATGTTGAAGGCTGCCGCGAAAGCCGAAGGCCTCACCCTCCCCGCACCGCTGCTCAAGGCCGTGACCAACGAGCTCGGTGAGCAGGACGATACCGCCGACACCTGCGCCGACACGAAGGGGAACCCGGAGGCGGATTCCTCACTCCGTGACACCGAGAACGTGCCCTGGGACGAGGACGTCGACGCCTACGTCGCCCGCGAAGTCCTCCCATACGCGCCCGATGCCTGGTTCGACCACTCCAAGACCAAGGAAGGCGCGGAGATCCCCTTCACCCGCCACTTCTACCAGTACATCCCGGCACGCGCCCTAGAAGAGATCGACCGCGACCTCGACGCCGTCATGGACCAACTCCGCGCAATGCTCGTCGAGGTCGAACAGTGA
- a CDS encoding ATP-dependent nuclease: MRVKNFRTVGAQEQFLDLRESLTVIGPNNSGKTNLLQAVQMFFTGHDNMHAYTVEHDSPRGKGARTSIVGYFEGDQTGADSGFYEDLDKLYAMYGLDRPGGAVALYLTFSPSNTPVYNFFPNQKRPKDGTAQSAISRLQKQLVIDLLKQFECHFIPSEKSMRELIDDVLTPFIRGVVVGVLEPLLGEIERELAAVSHNITTALVSSGVANVSASFGFKGGSLENMLSDFDFYLSDPYKTSLDRKGQGIQSLAFMAALQWVTDMETARGRRSIWLVEEPESFLHPKLSHSATRLLEKLGESSTLVMTSHSMAFVPHDPRRVIGTSLDPDACTSIETFKSHEKATMALRRGLGLRFADYFSLGTVTVLTEGQSDSEFLRWFLRLSEGWAGAAWPQLRNATISDRGGASQLAGFVRANYEILRKEQPTVSLFDGDEAGQKAVSDLASYFGNVGVPFISNREYVYVRNGFAVEGLFPDEWMSELNEDNDKQFSDFQVDAAKDVVRYRIKDGAKSSVGNKLRIRAEASADTNWATRWVTVCTALDTALAKQAELIQSPDDQKQASAA, from the coding sequence GTGCGGGTAAAGAACTTTCGGACGGTCGGGGCGCAGGAGCAGTTCCTGGACCTGCGGGAGAGTCTGACTGTCATCGGACCGAACAACAGTGGCAAGACGAATCTGTTGCAAGCCGTCCAGATGTTTTTTACTGGCCATGACAACATGCACGCATACACAGTCGAGCACGATTCCCCCAGGGGTAAGGGCGCACGAACCTCAATCGTCGGTTACTTCGAAGGAGATCAGACCGGCGCTGACTCAGGCTTCTACGAGGATCTAGACAAGCTCTACGCCATGTACGGGCTGGACCGGCCAGGGGGAGCAGTTGCGCTTTATCTCACCTTCTCGCCATCGAACACTCCCGTGTACAACTTCTTCCCGAACCAGAAGCGACCGAAGGACGGCACGGCGCAGTCTGCTATCAGCCGTCTTCAGAAGCAACTCGTCATTGACCTTCTGAAGCAGTTCGAATGCCATTTCATCCCGTCGGAAAAAAGCATGCGTGAACTCATCGACGACGTCCTGACCCCTTTCATCCGGGGTGTCGTTGTGGGGGTACTGGAACCGTTGCTGGGCGAGATTGAGAGGGAACTCGCCGCGGTCTCCCACAACATCACGACGGCCCTCGTCTCCAGTGGCGTTGCCAACGTTTCCGCGTCGTTCGGGTTCAAGGGTGGATCGCTCGAGAACATGCTCAGCGACTTCGATTTCTATCTCAGCGATCCCTACAAGACCTCACTAGACCGGAAGGGGCAAGGCATTCAGAGCCTCGCTTTCATGGCCGCACTGCAATGGGTAACGGACATGGAGACTGCGCGAGGGCGCAGATCTATTTGGCTCGTGGAGGAGCCCGAATCGTTCTTGCACCCGAAGCTGTCGCACAGCGCGACCAGACTGCTCGAAAAGCTGGGGGAGTCGTCGACTCTCGTCATGACGAGTCATTCCATGGCCTTCGTTCCGCACGACCCCCGTCGAGTCATCGGCACGAGCCTTGATCCCGATGCTTGCACCTCCATCGAGACATTCAAGTCGCACGAAAAGGCGACTATGGCCCTTCGGCGCGGCCTCGGACTGCGATTCGCAGACTACTTTTCTTTGGGGACTGTAACGGTCCTGACAGAGGGACAGAGCGACTCCGAGTTCCTGCGCTGGTTCCTGCGCTTGAGCGAGGGGTGGGCTGGGGCGGCTTGGCCGCAGCTCCGCAACGCGACCATCAGCGACCGGGGTGGCGCATCCCAGCTCGCGGGGTTTGTTCGCGCAAACTATGAGATCCTTCGCAAAGAGCAGCCCACGGTGAGTCTCTTCGACGGCGATGAGGCGGGACAGAAGGCTGTCAGTGATCTCGCGAGCTACTTCGGCAATGTCGGGGTTCCATTCATCTCAAACCGTGAGTATGTCTATGTTCGAAATGGCTTTGCAGTTGAAGGCCTCTTTCCAGATGAATGGATGAGTGAACTGAACGAGGACAACGATAAGCAGTTCTCAGACTTTCAGGTGGACGCCGCGAAGGATGTCGTCCGGTACCGAATCAAGGACGGGGCCAAGAGCTCGGTCGGAAACAAGCTGCGCATCCGAGCCGAGGCGTCGGCAGACACCAACTGGGCAACTCGCTGGGTGACCGTCTGCACAGCCCTCGATACTGCGCTTGCAAAGCAGGCTGAGTTGATCCAGAGCCCGGACGACCAGAAGCAAGCGTCGGCAGCGTGA
- a CDS encoding restriction endonuclease subunit S, whose protein sequence is MQGPWSDGVPSGWQIRPLWSEFRRGKTLGDGSEELLSVYRDYGVIPKFSRDDNFNKPSEDLSKYQRVSVGDLVVNKMKAWQGSLGISNHDGIVSPAYFVYKAIGTFERRFAHYLLRSKEYADHMAAISSGIRPNQWDLDPAQFAVTPLLVPPPAEQRSIADYLDRETAQIDAFIAKNEELITLLTERRAASIDDAFMRLDAEHTRLKYCAAIQTGVTLGGDGDPADPEWPYLRVANVQVGRVVLEDVKTIRVPEARARQSMLSVGDVLMTEGGDRDKLGRGALWSGDVTPMLHQNHVFAVKVAPNLNARFLMRWLDASPSREYFETTAVQTTNLASTNKTLVGNLPMPSCPVEAQLTLVEVLDSRLKKIDETIAVAEQSVTLARERRAALISSAVTGKIDVGVSA, encoded by the coding sequence ATGCAGGGACCTTGGTCGGACGGCGTACCCAGCGGCTGGCAGATTCGTCCGCTGTGGAGCGAGTTTCGGCGGGGAAAGACACTGGGCGATGGATCGGAAGAGCTTCTCTCGGTCTATCGCGACTACGGAGTCATCCCGAAATTCAGCCGCGACGACAACTTCAACAAGCCCTCAGAGGACCTGTCGAAGTACCAGCGGGTTTCGGTGGGGGACCTCGTCGTCAACAAGATGAAGGCCTGGCAGGGGTCACTCGGGATCTCGAATCACGATGGCATCGTGAGCCCTGCGTACTTCGTCTACAAGGCAATCGGGACCTTCGAGCGGCGATTCGCTCACTACCTTCTCCGTAGCAAGGAGTATGCGGATCATATGGCCGCCATCTCCTCCGGTATCAGGCCGAACCAGTGGGATCTCGACCCCGCACAGTTCGCCGTGACACCTCTCCTTGTCCCTCCGCCGGCGGAGCAGCGGTCAATTGCGGACTATCTGGATCGGGAGACGGCGCAGATCGACGCGTTCATCGCGAAGAACGAGGAACTCATCACCCTCCTCACCGAACGCCGCGCGGCTTCAATCGATGACGCATTCATGCGGCTGGATGCGGAGCATACGAGGTTGAAGTACTGCGCCGCGATCCAGACGGGCGTGACGCTGGGAGGCGACGGAGACCCTGCGGATCCCGAGTGGCCCTACCTGCGTGTAGCGAACGTTCAAGTCGGCCGGGTGGTCCTGGAAGACGTCAAGACCATCCGAGTGCCCGAGGCTAGAGCTCGTCAATCGATGCTAAGCGTCGGTGATGTCCTGATGACAGAGGGTGGGGACCGCGACAAGCTCGGCCGTGGGGCACTGTGGTCGGGCGATGTCACGCCGATGCTCCATCAGAACCACGTGTTCGCTGTCAAGGTTGCGCCCAACCTGAACGCTCGATTCTTGATGCGGTGGTTAGACGCCAGCCCTTCGCGCGAGTACTTCGAAACCACCGCCGTGCAGACAACGAATCTCGCGTCGACGAACAAGACGCTCGTCGGGAATCTGCCGATGCCTTCGTGCCCAGTGGAGGCGCAGTTGACCCTTGTGGAGGTTCTCGACTCGCGGCTCAAGAAGATCGACGAGACTATCGCCGTTGCCGAACAATCCGTCACGCTGGCGCGTGAGCGCCGTGCTGCGCTGATTTCGTCGGCGGTGACGGGGAAGATTGATGTGGGGGTGTCCGCGTGA
- a CDS encoding phospholipid scramblase-related protein → MNERAPAGWFPDPFGRYEHRYWNGVQWTEHVGSRGQQLVDAPVVAPPAPPTGQPATTQVATQAPVANKKVQRQLRKLGVGDSSRIGGGTLFTEQVLVVNQRAKLFEKKAEYQVFNQHGHKVGGVREYGSSMSRVVVGRENSTKRLQIVDADGRPVLTLTRPATMLKSKVIVMREDGSHVGQIAQENFGVMAQVLGGKFNVRFRMESDDKVLGTINAEDWRAWDFSIQDPRGTEIARITKTWAGLGKENFTKADNYVLEMYRPLEDPLLSLVVSAALVVDTVLKQFGDSKRNR, encoded by the coding sequence ATGAATGAGCGTGCGCCCGCTGGCTGGTTTCCCGATCCGTTCGGTCGGTACGAACACCGGTACTGGAACGGCGTGCAGTGGACGGAGCACGTCGGGTCGCGGGGGCAGCAGCTTGTCGATGCACCGGTCGTCGCGCCGCCCGCTCCGCCGACAGGGCAGCCCGCCACGACGCAGGTTGCAACCCAGGCTCCCGTCGCCAACAAAAAGGTGCAGCGCCAACTCAGGAAGCTCGGCGTTGGCGACTCATCTCGCATCGGCGGCGGGACGCTATTCACCGAGCAAGTGCTCGTGGTCAACCAGAGGGCGAAGCTGTTCGAGAAGAAGGCCGAGTACCAAGTCTTCAATCAGCACGGCCACAAAGTAGGCGGCGTGCGCGAGTACGGATCAAGCATGTCCCGGGTCGTGGTCGGACGCGAGAACTCGACCAAACGCCTACAGATCGTCGACGCGGACGGTCGTCCCGTGCTGACGTTGACTCGGCCGGCAACGATGCTGAAGTCCAAGGTGATCGTCATGCGAGAGGACGGCAGTCATGTCGGCCAGATCGCGCAGGAGAACTTCGGTGTCATGGCCCAGGTACTCGGCGGCAAGTTCAACGTCCGCTTCAGGATGGAGTCAGACGATAAGGTGCTCGGCACGATCAACGCGGAGGACTGGCGAGCGTGGGACTTCAGCATCCAGGACCCCCGAGGCACCGAGATCGCAAGGATCACGAAGACCTGGGCAGGGCTCGGGAAAGAGAACTTCACCAAGGCGGACAACTACGTGCTTGAGATGTACCGGCCGCTAGAAGATCCACTGCTGTCGCTCGTCGTGTCGGCGGCGCTTGTGGTCGATACAGTGCTCAAGCAGTTCGGCGACAGCAAACGTAACCGTTGA
- a CDS encoding dihydrofolate reductase family protein, whose protein sequence is MTARFVYWMNVSLDLRIEEAEGEDGGGDWMRIDDILHEEFNTRARAFTAMVQGRRVYELMESFWPAAAEDASQSPVIREYGRIWTTMPKVLVSRTRASAPHRTRIVGTGGDAIAELTALRAESDGDIGVGGATIATALLHAGLLDEVMLFTHPTVLGRGRGLFDGDPRVDLDLIEARTYGQGVVLQRYDVRLAR, encoded by the coding sequence ATGACGGCGCGATTCGTCTACTGGATGAACGTCTCCCTCGATCTGCGCATCGAGGAGGCCGAGGGTGAGGACGGCGGCGGGGACTGGATGCGCATCGACGACATCCTGCACGAGGAGTTCAACACCCGTGCCCGCGCTTTCACTGCCATGGTGCAGGGTCGCCGCGTCTACGAGCTCATGGAGTCGTTCTGGCCGGCCGCGGCCGAGGACGCGTCTCAATCGCCCGTGATCCGCGAGTACGGCCGCATCTGGACAACGATGCCGAAGGTCTTGGTCTCTCGCACCCGCGCAAGCGCCCCTCACCGAACGCGCATCGTGGGCACCGGTGGCGACGCGATCGCGGAGCTCACCGCGCTCCGTGCCGAGTCCGACGGAGACATCGGCGTCGGGGGCGCGACGATCGCGACGGCGCTGCTGCATGCCGGCCTTCTCGATGAGGTGATGCTGTTCACCCATCCCACGGTGCTCGGCCGGGGAAGAGGCCTCTTCGACGGCGATCCACGCGTCGACCTCGATCTGATCGAGGCGCGCACGTACGGGCAGGGCGTCGTCCTGCAGCGCTACGACGTGCGCCTCGCGCGCTGA